A DNA window from Ctenopharyngodon idella isolate HZGC_01 chromosome 10, HZGC01, whole genome shotgun sequence contains the following coding sequences:
- the zfyve16 gene encoding zinc finger FYVE domain-containing protein 16 isoform X4: MDSYFKAAVCDLDKLLDDFELNAEELENKPTTFASPPCPDSTLVSGHHLDIQSFVPEVSQTLPDVNALHYGLTSQSITLNQKDSYSNERPLTGVDLLSSVDSRGIRSSAPPCPDRSLKPVCDLVNDTGSANLQQASSQEDFKELDVPEKETNEELLVDFDSPVVSCPEDFTKSNHGELPKHDSEINSNSFSLLDVIIPAFSDPHGSTSITSLECKQTESSCPEESSFSEQNNSSCNPMNEEDVSNSVPCATDEDISDEHAVSLQPDSKDAQLSEDPEDVAGSPSSEKESSLSCLPMAVSMCGSLVASLDPQKAAVIETKDEAELEINSAIQEAEELILPLEEPVTPFSSSRPDSSPEDEPELVQIMSNPERASAVSGHYPERNFKRTFSPTDKLTCRDLCESNPSPPYSESPNYSYEFGIANDYLPESDQTVMMVTDEELDAFLMGQGVKIDSDAGAEKFADDGFSEFNGNVEGDGFLDEELQSCKVETFASPESDGSLQYLEESEGSNVSSSSQDSSPLRTDPTQTISHENTTSPVEIQSACSPNQEINYGGARPKQLSNQTVRPPSERHRSSHAEADVENGSQVSPNRDENNCEPPSYQQYEASYGHDELSEPPPYPGETLEDAESSVDPAGHEAEGLGSKQPPWVPDSEAPNCMNCMQKFTFTKRRHHCRACGKVYCAGCCNRKCRLKYLDKEARVCVICHVTIQRAQAHERMMSPTGPSPNPNIPSEYCSTIPPMQQARAAGTLNSPPPTVMVPVSVLKHPGNDGFPREQKHVWFADGILPNGEVADTTKLSVQTRRSSQESSPVTPDPPVLDGKIPGESDDSAGGSSDTAAEVSRPPVRGPWDYGLLCGVGSCVQRAVSLVPEDDEGLPPLLITTGEEEDGDLLVEERPAACQILLLLEEGGPQPLTFVLNANLLVNVKIVTYCEKRCWCLSSNGLQGVGQKELVFIIECFPEENSLPRDVFNLYVSIYQDAQKGKFIDHLGNVTFTDSFLGSKDHGCVLFFTPTFQPLDGLALPQVPFLCGVLIQKLEVPWAKVFPLRLLLALGAQYNVYPCPLVSVRFRDSVFKETGHTIMNLLTDLRNYQYSLPVVESLRVHMELGNSYIEIPKSRFNEMLKVVNSSNEHVISFGACFSTEADSHLVCMQNEDGSYRTQANSIPGKTRRVTGASFVVFNGALKASSGFIAKSSIVEGNAFIQMG; encoded by the exons ATGGACAGTTATTTTAAGGCTGCTGTGTGCGACCTGGACAAGCTTTTGGATGACTTTGAACTCAATGCAG AGGAGCTTGAGAACAAGCCTACCACATTTGCAAGCCCTCCTTGTCCCGACTCCACGCTCGTTTCTGGTCACCATTTGGACATTCAAAGCTTCGTACCAGAGGTCTCACAAACACTCCCAGATGTCAACGCCCTGCACTATGGACTTACATCACAAAGTATTACCTTAAACCAAAAAGATTCATATTCAAATGAACGCCCACTCACAGGTGTGGACCTCCTGTCCTCCGTTGATAGCAGAGGTATCAGAAGTTCGGCTCCGCCATGTCCGGACCGGTCGCTGAAGCCTGTGTGTGACCTGGTGAACGATACGGGTTCTGCAAACCTCCAGCAAGCCAGTAGTCAGGAAGACTTCAAAGAGCTGGACGTTCCTGAGAAGGAAACTAATGAGGAGCTGCTAGTGGACTTTGACAGTCCTGTAGTATCTTGTCCAGAAGATTTTACTAAATCCAACCATGGTGAATTACCAAAGCATGACTCTGAGATTAACTCTAACTCCTTCAGTCTGCTGGATGTCATAATACCGGCCTTTAGTGACCCTCATGGATCAACTAGCATCACATCTTTGGAGTGCAAACAGACTGAAAGTTCTTGTCCTGAAGAATCAAGCTTCAGTGAGCAAAACAATTCTTCATGCAATCCAATGAATGAGGAAGATGTTAGTAATTCAGTTCCTTGTGCTACAGATGAAGATATTTCAGATGAGCATGCTGTATCGCTCCAGCCTGATTCAAAAGATGCACAGCTGTCTGAAGATCCAGAGGATGTAGCTGGAAGTCCCTCCTCGGAGAAGGAATCTTCTCTGTCTTGTTTGCCGATGGCCGTATCCATGTGTGGATCCCTCGTGGCGTCTTTAGACCCTCAAAAGGCAGCAGTGATAGAAACCAAAGATGAGGCTGAACTGGAAATAAACTCAGCAATTCAAGAGGCTGAAGAGTTAATTCTTCCGTTGGAAGAGCCTGTAACTCCATTCTCCTCCAGTAGGCCTGATTCCTCACCTGAAGATGAACCTGAGCTAGTCCAGATCATGTCCAACCCCGAAAGGGCGTCTGCTGTCTCGGGCCATTACCCTGAAAGAAACTTTAAGCGCACCTTTTCGCCTACAGACAAATTAACCTGTAGAGATTTGTGTGAAAGCAACCCATCTCCGCCCTATTCGGAGAGCCCAAATTATTCCTATGAGTTCGGTATCGCTAACGATTACCTTCCTGAAAGCGACCAGACCGTGATGATGGTCACGGATGAGGAGCTAGATGCCTTTCTAATGGGTCAGGGTGTGAAAATTGACTCTGACGCAGGTGCGGAAAAATTCGCAGATGATGGTTTTTCAGAATTTAACGGAAATGTCGAAGGAGATGGCTTTTTAGATGAGGAATTGCAGAGCTGTAAAGTAGAGACGTTTGCCTCTCCTGAGAGCGATGGCTCACTTCAATATCTGGAGGAGAGCGAGGGTTCAAACGTTTCTTCCTCATCTCAGGACAGCAGCCCGCTGAGAACAGACCCCACGCAAACAATTAGCCACGAAAACACAACCAGCCCTGTTGAGATTCAGTCAGCTTGCTCCCCCAACCAAGAGATAAATTACGGCGGGGCGAGACCAAAGCAGCTGTCCAACCAAACCGTACGGCCTCCATCGGAAAGACACAGAAGCAGCCATGCTGAAGCCGATGTGGAGAATGGCTCGCAAGTTTCGCCCAACCGAGATGAAAACAACTGTGAACCTCCTTCTTATCAGCAATATGAAGCCAGTTATGGCCATGATGAGCTCTCAGAGCCTCCACCATACCCAGGAGAGACTCTGGAGGACGCGGAATCATCTGTTGATCCGGCAGGTCACGAGGCCGAGGGTTTGGGATCAAAGCAGCCACCTTGGGTCCCTGACTCTGAGGCCCCTAACTGCATGAATTGTATGCAAAAATTTACCTTTACTAAGAGGAGACACCATTGCAGAGCATGTGGAAAG GTGTACTGTGCGGGCTGCTGCAACCGTAAATGCAGACTGAAATATCTGGACAAAGAGGCCAGGGTTTGTGTCATCTGCCATGTTACCATTCAGAGAG CTCAAGCCCATGAGAGAATGATGAGCCCCACTGGGCCCAGTCCCAATCCCAACATCCCATCAGAGTACTGCTCCACCATACCACCCATGCAGCAGGCCCGTGCTGCCGGCACCCTCAACTCTCCCCCACCCACCGTCATGGTCCCCGTGTCTGTCCTCAAACACCCCGGTAATGACG GTTTTCCACGTGAGCAGAAGCACGTGTGGTTTGCTGACGGTATCCTGCCGAACGGTGAGGTAGCCGACACCACCAAACTCTCCGTACAGACCCGAAGATCCTCTCAGGAGTCGAGCCCAGTTACGCCAGACCCACCGGTG CTTGACGGTAAAATTCCTGGCGAGAGTGACGATAGTGCCGGAGGCAGTTCTGACACTGCTGCTGAGGTGAGCCGCCCGCCCGTCAGAGGACCATGGGACTACGGCCTGCTTTGTGGGGTGGGCAGCTGCGTGCAGAGAGCGGTCAGTCTGGTGCCGGAGGATGACGAGGGTCTGCCTCCACTGCTCATTACCACAGGAGAGGAGGAAGATGGGG ATTTATTAGTTGAGGAGCGTCCTGCTGCTTGCCAAATATTGCTGCTGTTGGAGGAGGGAGGCCCACAACCTCTGACCTTCGTGCTCAATGCCAATTTACTTGTGAACGTCAAGATCGTCACAT ATTGTGAGAAGAGGTGCTGGTGTCTGAGCTCTAATGGTCTTCAGGGAGTTGGCCAGAAAGAGCTGGTGTTTATAATCGAGTGTTTCCCAGAGGAAAACAGCCTGCCTAGAGACGTATTCAACCTGTATGTTAGCATATACCAGGATGCACAGAAAG GGAAGTTCATTGATCACCTTGGCAATGTGACGTTCACTGACAGTTTCCTGGGCAGTAAAGACCACGGCTGCGTCCTGTTCTTCACTCCAACCTTTCAGCCTCTAGATGGCCTTGCTTTGCCGCAGGTCCCGTTCCTTTGTGGTGTTTTGATTCAGAAGCTGGAGGTGCCCTGGGCTAAAGTGTTTCCTCTCCGACTGCTGCTCGCTCTAGGGGCACAATACAACG tgtatcccTGCCCATTGGTGAGCGTGCGTTTCCGTGACTCGGTTTTTAAAGAGACTGGACACACCATCATGAATCTGCTCACA